From a single Eleginops maclovinus isolate JMC-PN-2008 ecotype Puerto Natales chromosome 18, JC_Emac_rtc_rv5, whole genome shotgun sequence genomic region:
- the proca1 gene encoding protein PROCA1, translated as MWSVFFVFLSYLDRNFVKGDFLSRALDAEKESKEMFSMLNGTFCAKMSTVRESFLYQVSDGAEVVRSVVSPAGKLVNCSVTVNQMQVKSFMHECRLGLKEQRAGRQLETRFARMNDAKLMCGEFKERSERSGRERGDDAALKDQVLKRSKRGFTYPGTLWCGAGNMADNYDQLGDFAETDSCCRIHDHCPHVIHAFSSNYGYANFKWHSICHCDCDNALKACLRKVNDTSSRVVGQAFFNVIGVPCFELAYEEQCAERHWYGMCKHYEKLPIAVLQEAVPYDFGGIDVIDKLTVAPPKRKDSKESKEEEKPESTTQSTMSGPEEPSLQNVVTAAEDFIKVLATVSTSQSSNDPDKNETQNSEKKKRKKIGKKKKTNKKRKGKGRKRKQKADEGAAVSPSGCKAEEVIALRNFIGESHKQEPSIGNTNRLSDSEYKLGGKEPYNEVMKDEPAIEKETVSIMPPTLVQKKPAESTEEITLTTPTTAIPHEVTRRPRKERKKKSKKNTLPPFEELVADTSDNLSATISILPSLP; from the exons ATGTGGTCGgtcttctttgtctttctgtcgTATCTGGACAGAAACTTCGTCAAAGGCGACTTCCTGAGCCGCGCTTTGGACGCAGAAAAGGAGAGCAAAGAAATGTTCTCCATGCTCAACGGCACCTTTTGCGCAAAAATGTCAACCGTGAGGGAGAGCTTCCTGTACCAGGTGTCAGACGGAGCCGAGGTGGTGCGCTCCGTCGTCAGCCCCGCCGGGAAGCTTGTGAACTGCTCCGTCACTGTGAACCAGATGCAGGTGAAGTCGTTCATGCATGAGTGCAGGTTGGGACTGAAAGAGCAGAGAGCCGGGCGACAGCTGGAGACGCGTTTTGCGCGCATGAACGACGCCAAACTGATGTGCGGTGAGTTTAAGGAGAGGTCGGAGCGCAGCGGCAGGGAGAGAGGTGATGACGCTGCGCTGAAGGACCAGGTTTTAAAAAGGTCCAAGAGGGGCTTCACTTATCCTGGGACCCTGTGGTGTGGAGCTGGAAATATGGCTGATAATTATGACCAGCTCG GAGATTTTGCAGAGACTGACAGCTGCTGCCGTATTCATGACCACTGCCCTCACGTCATCCACGCCTTCTCCTCCAACTATGGCTACGCTAACTTCAAGTGGCACTCCATCTGTCATTGTGACTGTGATAATGC GTTAAAAGCTTGCCTGAGGAAAGTGAACGACACATCTTCCAGGGTAGTTGGTCAGGCGTTCTTCAACGTCATCGGTGTGCCTTGCTTTGAGTTGGCCTATGAAGAACAGTGTGCAGAGCGACACTGGTATGGCAT GTGTAAACATTACGAGAAGCTTCCCATTGCTGTGCTGCAAGAGGCGGTCCCTTATGACTTTGGCGGCATTGATGTCATCGATAAGCTGACGGTGGCTCCTCCCAAGAGGAAAGACTCCAAGGAaagcaaagaagaagagaaaccGGAGAGTACAACACAGTCTACAATGTCAGGTCCAGAAGAGCCTTCACTCCAAAATGTTGTCACCGCTGCTGAGGACTTCATTAAGGTCCTCGCTACCGTCTCCACCTCTCAAAGCTCCAACGACCCTGATAAGAATGAGACACAAAactcagagaagaagaagaggaagaaaatagggaagaagaagaaaaccaacaaaaagcgaaaaggaaagggaaggaagagAAAGCAGAAAGCAGATGAAGGAGCTGCAGTTTCACCCTCTGGCTGCAAAGCAGAAGAAGTAATCGCCCTAAGAAACTTCATTGGTGAGTCACACAAACAGGAGCCATCAattggaaacacaaacagactcaGTGACAGTGAATATAAGCTTGGAGGAAAAGAGCCCTATAATGAAGTCATGAAAGATGAGCCAGCAATTGAGAAGGAGACAGTTTCCATTATGCCACCTACGCTGGTACAGAAGAAACCAGCAGAGTCCACAGAAGAAATCACTCTTACTACACCCACCACTGCTATTCCACATGAAGTAACCAGAAGGCccagaaaagagaggaaaaagaagagcaaGAAAAATACTCTTCCTCCCTTTGAAGAGCTTGTAGCGGACACATCAGATAACTTATCAGCCACCATTTCTATCCTCCCATCATTACCATAA